From a region of the Candidatus Tectomicrobia bacterium genome:
- a CDS encoding transcription elongation factor GreA, with the protein MPYYLTRRSLQRLREKAEAIQQRLKTEVAQELAKAAAYKDLRENAEWDAAIELQATLKHEVGRILERIQDAALIEELPINGDKVTIGTQVTLLDVDKDQEVTYKIMGEEESNLSNGVIAYSAPLAKGILQREPGDEVTVQLPGGKRTFEVVSVQKIDFSKLP; encoded by the coding sequence ATGCCGTACTACCTGACACGCCGGAGCCTCCAGCGCCTCCGGGAGAAGGCCGAGGCCATCCAGCAGCGCCTCAAGACCGAGGTGGCCCAGGAGCTCGCCAAGGCGGCGGCCTACAAGGACCTGCGCGAGAACGCCGAGTGGGACGCGGCCATCGAGCTCCAGGCCACCCTCAAGCACGAGGTGGGCCGCATCCTCGAGCGCATCCAGGACGCGGCCCTCATCGAGGAGCTTCCCATCAACGGGGACAAGGTGACCATCGGCACCCAGGTCACCCTCCTCGACGTGGACAAGGACCAGGAGGTCACCTACAAGATCATGGGCGAGGAGGAGAGCAATCTCTCGAACGGCGTCATCGCCTACTCCGCCCCCCTCGCGAAGGGCATCCTCCAGCGCGAGCCCGGCGACGAGGTGACCGTCCAGCTCCCCGGCGGGAAGCGCACCTTCGAAGTGGTCTCCGTCCAGAAGATAGACTTCTCCAAGCTGCCGTGA